The genomic DNA TCGCTGTGGTGGATTTCGCAGGCCAGCGTCGCCATCAGCGCCACGGCATCGGTTTCGCCCTCCGTCAGCGACGTGATGGTTGTGGCCAGCGTCCGGTAGTCAACGTGCATGTTGCGTGTCCTGCGAGTGTCGGCGCGGCCCATGGCCGCGTGAGTTTAAAGGGCAAGATGAAGCGGGGCGGTCGCTCGCCGTCGGTCAGGGGCGTTCTATGGCGATGGCCGTGCCTTCGCCACCCCCGATGCAGATCGCCGCGACACCGCGTTTGAGGTCCCGCTTTTCCAGAGCGTTCAACAGGGTCACGATGATCCTTGCGCCCGATGCGCCTATGGGATGCCCCAGCGCACAGGCGCCCCCGTTGACGTTCACGATGTCGTGGCTCACGCCCATTTCGTGCATGAACGCCATGGGTACGACGGCAAACGCTTCGTTGACCTCCCACAGATCGACGGAATTCACGTCCCAGCCGATGGCATCGAGGAGTTTGCGGGTGGCGGGCACGGGGGCGGTGGTGAAAAGCCCCGGCGCCTGCGCATGGCTTGCGTGGCCGACCACATGCGCACGCACGCGCAGCCCCTGCTCTTGCGCGGCGGATTGTGACGCCAGCACCAGCGCCGCCGCCCCGTCCGAGATCGACGAGGCGTTGGCGGCCGTGACCGTGCCTTCCTTGCGAAAGGCGGGTTTGAGGGTCGGGATCTTGTCAGGGCGGGCATTGCCCGGTTGTTCATCCGCATCGACTTTTACCGTCTGGCGACGGTTCGCCACCTCGACCGGGATGATTTCGCCGTCGAATGCACCGCTGTCTTGCGCAGCAATCGCGCGGGACAGGGACGCCAGCGCATATTCGTCCTGCCGTTCGCGGGTAAACTGGTAGGTTTCCGCGCAGTCTTCGGCAAAGGTGCCCATCAGCCGGCCTTTGTCATAGGCATCTTCGAGACCGTCGAGAAACATGTGATCGATCACCTGCCCATGCCCCAGCCGCGCGCCACTGCGCATCTTGGGCAGCACGTAGGGCGCGTTGGTCATCGATTCCATCCCCCCTGCCACCATAACGGCGGCATGGCCCGACGCGATCTGGTCGAACGCCATCATCGCGGCTTTCATGCCCGAACCGCACATCTTGTTGAGTGTGGTCGCAGGCACCTCTTCGCCCAGACCGGCGGCGAAACCGGCCTGCCGCGCGGGCGCCTGCCCCTGCCCTGCGGGCAAGACACACCCCATCAGCACTTCGTCGACCGTTTTGGCCCCCGCGTTCTCGAGCGCCGCGCGGATCGCGGCCCCGCCCAGTGCGGGTGCGGTCATGTCCGCGAATGCGCCCTGAAACCCGCCCATCGGGGTCCGGGATGCCCCTGCTATCACGACCTTTTTCATCACTCTGTCTCCCACGGGGTTACCAGTTCTTAGCTTTTGTGTCCTAGCCCTGTCTAAGAGGCAATGTTTTCAGGAATGTATCATGGAGCTGATCAGTTCAAAAGAACCGCAGGCGCAGGTCATCGCCGTGCGCGAGGACCGCATCGATGCCGCCGTCGCGCTGGCGTTCAAGGACCGTATTCGCGAATTGACCGCCGGGGAAACCGATCCGGTGCTGCTGGACCTGACGCAGGTGGGGTTCATCGATTCAAGCGGGTTGGGTGCGATTGTCGCCGCGATGAAGCATCTCGCGCCGCAGCGGTCGCTGATGCTGGCGGGGCTGACCCCGTCGGTGGAGCGTGTCTTCCGGCTTACCCGCATGGACAGCGTGTTCGAAATCCACACCACCGTCGAGATGGCCCTGTCGTCACGCGCGGCCTGAGCGGGCGCATGCAGCAGAACGATCCGCCCCTCGAACTGGTCTGTTGCGCCCGCAGCTCTGATGCAGCGGCGCGGCAAATCCTGTCGAAAACGCTCGAGGGGCTGGCCCCGATGCGGCTGTCGCGGGATGCGCTGGAATCGGTGGAGCTTTTGCTGGCCGAGGTCATCAACAACATTGTCGAACACGCCTATGCCCCGCCGCAGGCACCCGGGCCCATCACGCTGCATTGTTCGGGGCAGGCCGGTGCGCTGCATTTGCTGGTGGAGGATCATGGCAGGCCCATGCCGCACGAGCAGGCCCCCCGCCACACGGCGCCCGATCTGGACGTTGAGTTGATGGCGCTGCCCGAGGGCGGGTTCGGCTGGCATCTCATCCATACGCTGGCCTGCGATGTCCACTACGAGCGGTGCGGCCATACCAACCGGCTGCGTCTGGTGCTCAACCTGCCGCCGGACACCCCTGACCGGTAAGCGCCGGCGCCGAATTCCCTCAAACCGCCGCCTCACGATCACATTGTTGCCACGCTTTGGGATCAAATACACAGGCGTAGCTGCATATAGCTTCCTCCGGCGTCGTGTTTTATTGCCCCCACCCAGTACACGGCGCCGGAGCACTTCATTTACCTGCATTGGCATCTCCCCGACTTCGGACTAGGTTTCGCGCACCCCAAGTCAGAGGCGAGGTTCTTATGCGCGATTTCCATCTTCCCGGCCGTTCTCCGGTGCTTGCCACCAACGGCATGTGCGCCACGTCGCATCCCCTGGGGGCGAAGGCCGCGATCGACGTGTTGGAACGCGGCGGCAATGCGATGGACGCCGCCATTGCGGGTGCCGTGCTGCTGGGCATTTGCGAGCCGCAGATGACGGGCATTGGCGGCGATTGTTTTGTGCTGTGGTCCGATGGTCCCACCGGAAAGATCAACGCGCTGAACGGGTCGGGGCGTGCGCCCGCCGCGCTGGACGCGGCCGATCTGCGCCGCGATGGCGAAACATCGGTTCCCCTGCACAGTGCCCATGCGGTGACCGTCCCGGGCGCGATAGATGCCTTTTGCCACCTGTCCAATACCGTGGGCAAACTTGGGCTCGATGCGGTGCTTGCCCCCGCGATCCACTATGCGGAAACGGGTGTGCCTGTGGCCGCGCGCGTGGCCTTTGACTGGGCCAATGACACCGATACGCTGCAAGGATCCGCCCGCCAGCACTATCTCTTCGATGGCAAACCGCCCACCGCGGGGCAGATCTTTCGCGCCCCCGGTCAGGCCGAGGTGCTGCGCCGCATTGCCCGCGACGGGCGCGATGCGTTCTACACCGGCGAGGTCGCCGACGACATGCTGGCCGTTCTCAACGGGATGGGGGGCAAACACACCGCCGATGATTTTGCCGCCGTGGCCTGCACGGCGACAGATCCGATTGCCGGCAGCTACAAGGACATCGACGTGGTCGAGCATCCGCCAAACGGTCAGGGCGCGACCGCGATCCTGATGCTCAACATCCTCGCCCAGTTCGACATCGCGGGCATGGCCCCTTTCGGTGCCCAGCGTGTCCATATCGAGGCCGAGGCCGCCAAGCTGGCCTATGACGCGCGCAACCGCTTTATCGCAGATGCCGAT from Sulfitobacter sp. S190 includes the following:
- a CDS encoding acetyl-CoA C-acyltransferase, whose amino-acid sequence is MKKVVIAGASRTPMGGFQGAFADMTAPALGGAAIRAALENAGAKTVDEVLMGCVLPAGQGQAPARQAGFAAGLGEEVPATTLNKMCGSGMKAAMMAFDQIASGHAAVMVAGGMESMTNAPYVLPKMRSGARLGHGQVIDHMFLDGLEDAYDKGRLMGTFAEDCAETYQFTRERQDEYALASLSRAIAAQDSGAFDGEIIPVEVANRRQTVKVDADEQPGNARPDKIPTLKPAFRKEGTVTAANASSISDGAAALVLASQSAAQEQGLRVRAHVVGHASHAQAPGLFTTAPVPATRKLLDAIGWDVNSVDLWEVNEAFAVVPMAFMHEMGVSHDIVNVNGGACALGHPIGASGARIIVTLLNALEKRDLKRGVAAICIGGGEGTAIAIERP
- a CDS encoding STAS domain-containing protein, yielding MELISSKEPQAQVIAVREDRIDAAVALAFKDRIRELTAGETDPVLLDLTQVGFIDSSGLGAIVAAMKHLAPQRSLMLAGLTPSVERVFRLTRMDSVFEIHTTVEMALSSRAA
- a CDS encoding ATP-binding protein; its protein translation is MQQNDPPLELVCCARSSDAAARQILSKTLEGLAPMRLSRDALESVELLLAEVINNIVEHAYAPPQAPGPITLHCSGQAGALHLLVEDHGRPMPHEQAPRHTAPDLDVELMALPEGGFGWHLIHTLACDVHYERCGHTNRLRLVLNLPPDTPDR
- a CDS encoding gamma-glutamyltransferase family protein; the protein is MRDFHLPGRSPVLATNGMCATSHPLGAKAAIDVLERGGNAMDAAIAGAVLLGICEPQMTGIGGDCFVLWSDGPTGKINALNGSGRAPAALDAADLRRDGETSVPLHSAHAVTVPGAIDAFCHLSNTVGKLGLDAVLAPAIHYAETGVPVAARVAFDWANDTDTLQGSARQHYLFDGKPPTAGQIFRAPGQAEVLRRIARDGRDAFYTGEVADDMLAVLNGMGGKHTADDFAAVACTATDPIAGSYKDIDVVEHPPNGQGATAILMLNILAQFDIAGMAPFGAQRVHIEAEAAKLAYDARNRFIADADHTTRADYMLDMDTARKLAALIDPAKAMPGAAALTEAVHKDTIYITVVDGDGMAVSLIYSIFHGFGSGIASEKFGLLMQNRGAGFTLEEGHPNELKGGKRPMHTIIPGMIRENGRVTMPFGVMGGAYQPNGHARFASNLVDFGMDPQTAIDAPRSFSDSGTLNVERGYGDDVRAALSDMGHKVAIPDTAIGGAQAIRIHDSGVLEGASDPRKDGCALGY